GCAGCCTCTGTGCATGCACCAGTCACAGTACAGCCAGGGCCACATGAACCCTCTACGGGGGCCCCTATTGACCCCCCATTTCTCCTGCTATCTGAGTATTGTGATTACTTTGTGGTAATCCGATGGTTTTATTTAGGAACATACACCACATAAGCATTGTATAAACTTAAATAATAAAGGCCTGAAATGTTTTtaccttgccccccccccccccccccccccccccccctcacacaatGGGACCTCAAGATTATGTCATAATCCCTGTCATTTCAGTTTACACTGTTGCTCTAGTGGTCATCCGCAGTTACGAGCTATTATTTAGCGGCATGGTGAACCTGGAGCCTTGGGGCCCCTGAGGGTCTGGGGCCCCTGTCTTGCCTGGTTGGCAgtctaaagcagtggttcccaacctttttctgtctgcctggctttataattaaaaaatacataaacttCTAAAATTCAGTCGTCTTCTTTGTAGAAactaattaaatgcatgtatattatatttcatatatatatatatatatatataaaaaagaggACTTCACAACCTCTCTCCCCCCcatggagctttggcgacccccccaggttgggaaccactggtcaTGAGTGCAGTCCGTTGTATAAAAGATCAGCGGGCAGAGCTGCTCGTCCTCGGCTGTAAAATCATTGTGCTTGAAGCCGCTTCCCTTGAGGCGTTCCCATCCCAGGGCCTCGCGGCCGACACCAACGATGACCTCTCGAGCCCCCCGAACCCCTGTCCCTTTAAAATACCGATATTGTGCCAGTGTTTGGCAGGAGAATGCTGTCTGAGGGGCCGCTGGGAACAGTAAATCTTTAGCAGACACGTTTGCTTTGACACAAACACGGCCATCGCGTCATATTCCCACGCTTGCCTGGTTTCCTTTCTTATATAATCTaatgtgtgttcttttttttgttgttttcatgtttttttttgtatgtatttcttCATGTAAAAACATACGGTAGTGTTGCCAGTCCACCTGTCCCTTAATAAATGCCACCTGaaagtgtttgttgtggtgGAGACACTGGCTGAAGACTGTGAATGAGCAGCTTTTCCCACTGCGTTCATAGGAAGTACGGcacgccctctctctccccccacccccttttcATTTAAGACTTCAAGTGTGCCTGCTGTGAGATCAGCTCAGTTCTAATTGAAAACAATGGCAATGCGTAGTTCTTCGGGGTCGCGTTCACGTCACTTCAACCTACGACTCTGATCTGATATGTTTCGTCGCTTTGGCGTTTTCTGACGTTCTCCTGCAGGAGGCAGTCATTACAatcatggctaaaaaaaaacaaacaaactcagtACTCAGCAGTCTCTGTCTGACCCCGCGTGTCTCCATTTCAGTCCAGTTCAGcgggagggggtgggtggggggggggctcttagAGGACGGACTCTCCCGTTTTGCACTGCGCGTCTCCCTGAGCCTTCTCGTGCTCGATCATCTTCTGGGTGACGTCCTGCTCCCTGCTCAGGGCcgcctccttctccctcctcttgcGCCTGCCCTCCACCCAGGGTATCAGGCACAGCACGGCTCCTCCGAAGATCGGGGGGATGCCTGCCAGGTAGAAGGCCACGTCGTAGCTACCCAGTCTGTCCCTCAGGAAGCCTGCAACCAGAGGAGAAACGGTCAGCGGTAGAAAATGGCCGCCGTAGGTTGAGGCCTTGACCCACAAGCACAACGCTGACCTTACTGGGGCCCCGCGAGGGTCGATGACAAACAGCATTATCTGACGGGAATCAATGACAACCATCAACAGAGAGCGAGCACATGTGGGCTCAGTGGCACAGGACAGGGTCCCGGCCTCTCATGCAAAGCTGTTCCCATGCACAAGCTGACTTCCCCCAGACAGATTTCTCAAAATCTGGAAAAACCCAAAGTCACAGATAAAATGCATGAACATGAGTCTAAATAAGGCAACTAGCACGGCTGATTTGTTGCAAATCCAGCAACTGCAGGGTGCCAAAATAAACACTAGGTGGTGTAAAAGAGCCACGAACGAAGAGCTTCACTAGaatgctgcaggaggagagcaggggtCAAAAGCTACACATGCTCCATTTAACGGCTGTGATGTAGATGTGACGGCGCCTTAGTTTAAATCATctaaaatatcaaatgaaatataatagtCTATTGATCAGAGTAGGGCCTCCagggagaggtcagaggtcagggtcactAAACCACCAGGCTTCGCTCGAAATTAGGGCCCAACGTTCAGTGCGGCCGTGGCTTATTGTGGGCACTGGCGCGGTATTCAGACTGCTCCCGTGTTCACCTGCGATGGGGGGCCCCACGGTCATGGGCACGGACATCAGGCCCAGCAGGAAGCCGATGGCCTGGGACACGTCGTTGGCCCCGACCAGCTCGAAGGCGATGGGGGCCATGATGCAGATGAAGCAGCCGTCGAACAGGCCCATCAGCAGGCACACGGCGATCAGCCCGCCGAAGATGTTGCACAGGGGGATCATCATGGACATGAGGCCGATGATGAAGAAGGAGGCCACCTAGAGGGacaaggggaggggggggggtatcacATGAGCATCTACATGCTGTTTCAGAGAGTTTTCAGTGGAAATAGAGGAAGTGTACTGAAATCACATATAGTCATCCCTTTTTGTagtcaaaaataatgtcaacgtgttttttttttttttttttacatgttttgttactagctttttattattaaaaggaagaaaaagggtCCTTGGGGAAATATGAGCTGGCTGGAGGGGCTACAGtattctgactttttctcaaaggagaacacaggacaaAGGATCTACTGAGCAGATAGCTAGAAGCTAGATAGAAGCTGTGGCGGCCAAATAAAATGCTATTTAATTTCAATTGGACTTCTGAATAACAGCTTCAGTATAAAACAATGAGCCTTCAAAAGTATATATAAGATATAAGCTGGAAAAGTACAGTTGTGTTTCCCTCAACTCTGAGGCGGGCTTACCTGCAGATAGACCTTGTTGACCCCATTCACGTAGTCCGCCACCCTTCCGAAGATGAGGCGGCCCACGCAGGACGTGATGCCGATGCACATGAGCAGAACCTCTTTGTTGGCTTCGGGTCCGAAGCGCTCCTCCACGTGCTTCATCTGCAAAGTCACAGTGAAGGATAAACAGATGAGCGCAGCTGTCTCGTGGCTCCGGCCCAGAaagccccaaaaaaaaaaagaatgttgaAAATGCAGGGGAGGAAAACGGATCATACAACACTGCAGTGGTGATTAGTTGAGCTTTGTTTACTCAAGAGGCCTCATCGTGGGAGAGATCCCGTTTACACCTACCAACACAGTTCATAGGAGCAGAAACCAGTCTACCCCGATTCAGAGTTGGTATGAGGAAGAAATCTGGTTGTAATTGTACGTGTATCGGACATTTTCCAGGCAGGAGTTTGTTGCTGCTACCGTGTCTACCCATCATGCAACTTGTCCACATTTCAACATTCCCCATTTGTCGACCGTTGCCGCCAGTGAATGCAAGTTTCCACTTCCACGCGGGCTGTGAGAAAAGCAGCCCAGGTGTTGGTTTTCCAGATTGCTTGCCGCATCCGTGTCCCTCCTGCCCCCAAAGCACCAATCCGCGAGGCCCAGAGAGTTTGAAAGTCGGtcaggggtgggaggggggggggaggaaggaaagagtggCTTGCTGTGTGGAGCCCCTGCCAGCTACTTCTACCTCCAGGCGGGCTGCAGCAGTCCCGCTCAAAGGGCTTATCTGTCTGCTGCCCCATTCAtcaaccaccccccccccccgcagatCACGAATCCATCTGCAAAGACCTCGGCGCGACGTCTTTCTCACCACGCCACAACACCACTGCTCTGTGTTCAAGAGTGTCAGGCATTACAACTGGAGgctcagcgtgtgtgtgtgtgtgtgtgtgtgtgtgtgtgtgtgaagctggtTCACGTGAGGGTTCACGTGTCGAGATCCACTGCTACTGTCTCAGCTGACCATGGCTGTTATCAGGCTCAGCAGTGAGTGGTTGATAATGAACGGTGTCCGAGCGGCTCCTCGGCCCCTCTTTCCATATAAAGAGTGCGGCCCAGGCCTGCTCTGTGTGTAAAGTGTCAGGAGATAACTCGTGTTGTTTGTGATACGGAGTTGGTGATCAAAGgggctgcttcttcttcttctttttcattagCAGGGAATCCTACCGTGGGGCAACGTGTTGACGGTGTAGCTCAGCCACATAGTACGGCCGTGATCGGGTCAAGGACGCAAGATGATAACGGCAGGCGTTTGAGTGATGACCATgccaggaaaacacacacacacacacacacacacacacacacacagaccacccCTTGATGAGATTCATCCGGTCAGCTGGATCAGAGTAGTCCCTCTGCTGCGATATCACACCGTTGGGTTACTGGACAGACGGGGTAAACACCACTGACACAAGAGGACCCTCTGACTCATTCGCACTTTGCATCAGATATGTCGGTTATGTATTTCGAGGCTTCCCGCGAGGTTGCAGGATGGTGCGGTGTCCACGTGTTCGCTCTATACAAATATCAAGcgagaagggaaaaaaaaaaaaaaaaaacttcacggcttcacttctcctcctcctcctcctcctcctcctcctcctcctcccccgtctTTAAACTGATTAGATGTAGCTGCGGTTATCTCGGCCTCACTCACTGTGTATCAGCCTGTATCATGCTCGCGTTTATCGCGGAGCTTTGGCATTTCGACATAAGCTGGTCAGCCCTCGCCCAACAATCGGTCCGTCTCCAGTCCAGTCCAAACGCACCCCCGCGTTGCTGCATTTCCACCAATCCCCTCAGCAACTGGCGGAAAATCAGACACTCCATACAGATATTTATTTGCGGAAAAGGTGATTCTATTTAAACTGTTGGTTATCAGAGCTGCTGAAGAGTGGACCAAAGATTGCGGCGGGATGCAGTTTGACTGTTTGCTTTttgagggagggtgtgtgtgtgtgtgtgtgtgtgtgtgtgtgtgtgtgtgtgtgtgtgtgtgtgtgtgcgtgtttgatCACGTTTTCGGGAACCATAGCTCACGTTCATGTGACACAACTCAGTGCCTGGCAGATGGCCCTGTGGCATAGAACATCGTAACCCCACAAAATaaatgcgcgcacacacactcacacacacacacacacacacacacacacacatgcgcacacacacctctgactACTACCAATTTTCCTTAGATCTAACCATAGAtggttcttatcacgctgatgcTGTGTTAAAGTGTTCCTTTTTCTGATgcatttggttttaattagttatttgatgctataaaaagggggtgaaacGTCGTGATTggcagctgtgattgactgtggcaTGCTCGCAATTGGGGCggggcgggtgtatgggcgggacctctATGCCgcggctccaccccccccccccccccacccccccgatcaccactgcTCAGACTCTGGCTCCgaaaatgacgtcaccagcgcaagatggaATGGTAGCGGGtcgtatccgggagagtttggaTTCCATTTTTGTACACTTAcacctacatttcccataatgcttttgACCTACAGCACATGCCTGAAACGTTCTGCATCCAGCTGATTGAATTCATGTGAAGATGGACCGCTGAGGTGcaataagtgaaagtttacgTTAATGGCACtccaccgccagcgctttgcattgtgggtcacagtagactggtccgatgcaATTTATTTTCCGAGTTCagtttttgacatactgcatattttgcttttctttgcaTACTACATGCTCCAATACAGCCAATACTGTGTCTGAcgtggggaggaaaaaaaaatctacagtCGCCGGAATGAGGCTGCATTCAGTTAAACGcaggaacaagaaaaaaacaaatcacgaAATGGCACGTCACCGATACATTCTTCAAGAGttgctttaatagtgtgttgGGGTGAGTTTTCCCCTTTCAGAGCCCCACTGTGCACCAGcccacattctctctctctctctctctctctctccttggcCGTTTAATGGTCATTAAACATCCAGCCCTCACACACCGCAGCCCTGCAGGTGCTCCTcattaaacacactgaaacaagctgattttttttttttttttttttttacagtagaGGCAGCTTTCTGAAGGAGAGTACCGTTCTATATGCTGCCAATGTCAATCTGTTATGATTCGGCGAAGCCACACCTTATATGAACTCACTTGCAGAGCAAACACTGCCATACCTGAAGGCCAACATCTTATCTCAAATCAGCAACACttggaaaaagtgtgtgtgtgtgtgtgtgtatgtcaaatTACCGACGTTGGACTTTGCACAGTCTTCAGATATGCGCAGCTTGATttggaaagaggagaaacacacaTGGAACTGTGGCAGTGTGGCTCTGAAAAGGCTGCACTTGAAGCAAAGACACACTCGCGCAAAGAACCAGAGAAAGAAAGGCACGGAGGGGTTTTGAGGGCCTGATAGGACTCCCTTCCTGGAAGGCTGAACAATGTGCCGTTTGACCCgtgttttttccttcttcttcttcccatgCAGCGTCACAAGGCCAAGGCTTGGCCCAAAagtgcagggagagagagggggggggggggggggggggtgttgggggCTATAAGGCCAAGGGTGGCACTGAGGCTGCAGCCGGGCCCCCGTGGCGTCCCAGTCTGAGTAGCAGACACATGAGAAGTGTTGGGAAAACACAGGCTGGGATCCCCCGGGACGGGAAGATCTCCCTCCAATAACAGAGTCGTCGtgtcaaaacaaacagtcaCCTCCTGAGTCCCGTCCAACACATCCAGGCCCTGCTCTCCAGCCCTCCCAAGAAGATGTTTTCTCCGAAACCGTATTTTCCCATCTTATAGCCGAAATAAAGGGAGATTCGGAGAAAGTGACACCTGTTTGCGGAACTGTGTCCTGACTGAAatgagagctgcagagctgagtCGTACTGTCGTATATGACCCGGACCACACAGCTGAAGTATCTCACGTGGACATCATGCTGCTGCGACGTACAGGTTTATGGGACGCAGTCACGTTAACAGCTGCGGGCTTTAGCATACAAACAGTAAGACATGAGAGTATTAGGTCAACGTCTCCTAAATGACAACCTTTATCCAGCCATGACCTTGCGAGGCAGCTGGAATCACGGGATCATGCGAGAATCCGTCTTGCCCGGCTTCAAGTTATGAGCTCGTGGCCGAACCACAGTGATTCGGACCAATCAGCGTCCTACGAGGAACTGCCGGCGGCTTCCGGGCATGGTTTAGGCGTTACGGCAGCGAGAAGACGACTGTTCGTTTCGAAAACAACAATGGGCCAACGTAGATGCTGCCGTGGCATCAGTTATATCAGAACTAGAgagtatttcttcttttcttacgGTTCGttgatctgattggctgaagtTAGCCCGTTTAAGGAGAtatgaaaaacatattcatCCAACAGTGTGATACATTCTTGAGCTCTTATGATTAATCAACCTACAAAGAACCACACAATCCTGTAACTGTAGGACACgaaaatgaccaaaatgtttttttcacacattgACAATTAAACTAAAGTAACTTAAAGTGactttgtggagtttttgaccatcAGTCAAAGTGTGGGCACATGAACACACTAAAGCAGTGACGAAAAGCAGCAACGCACCAGCGTATGCAGGGAAGAGGTGAAGACTCCAGGTGGCAGGTGGCATGAAAAGgtagggaagaagaagaagactggcAGCTAGTAAACAATGTCGGTTTTCAAAATACTTCAAAAGACTCCGCCTTTGCAGTGTTTCATGAGCAGAGAAAGATGCCTTCAACACGTTTGTTAGGCATAACAACGAAGCTCTGCACAGCTGGCAGAGAACCCCCTCTTAAAGACCGAATCAGTTCTCTAATGAGAATTTACATCATGTTCCTGCTTTGGTTCATTTGTCTGGAAATTAGATGGCTGGCAGCCAGCGGTTGTGAAAAGTGCAGTGCCAGAAAGTGTCTCAATAAATATCACCACTGACGGTAGTTTTAGTATCTTGTATTGTCTTGAATGACTGTTCATTGCTGAAACAAACGTTGGCGTAACTGTCTGAAGCAAAGATCACAAAAATATTTGCGAGGTATTCTTTAGGTTAGAATAAGATGTCAAAGGAAGTGTTTCTCTGACCACCTACGGTTTATTGAAATAAGAACATGCTGGTATTGTTCTTTGCATAAAAGAGTGCCTTTTCCTTACTTAGACCTTTCCCAATGGGCCACCTTAAGTAAGCATGTTCTATATACTGAAGTACACCATCTCATTCTCAACACTGTCACCGAATACTTTCCCTTCCTTTCACCTTTCACATTAATAAAACTCACGTTGCGAGTAACTGTTTTGATATCTGTGTTGTTGAAGCTCCCTAGTTGACCTCTCGCCCTTATTCCTCCCCTCGTGCCAACGAATACATCCAAAACATGGGATTGGGATACTGGGAAATCACACCACGGAATCCCTCTGTTGGCATTTACACGCTGACCTTTGGCCCAGAGAGTGGGGTGATGATACccagcaacacaaacatgacaggTGGTACGACTGTGAGGGCGAGGACGAATGAATGAACGCGCATGGAAAACTTACCAGATGAACATAAGGCACAAAGTAGCCATAGAGGGCTGCAGGGATGCCGAAGGCCCAAATGCGATATCCCAAGGACTTCCAGATATTGATGTTGAAGATCTGGCTCATGGGTGGGCACCGGCTGCCCGTGCGAGTGTTGGTGGATTTGACTGGCAGCAGGGGCTTGTAGGTGAAGCCGGCCAGCATCAGCACAAACATGAGGATGCAGAGGACGCGCATGGTGTTCTGGAGGCCCACGTTTTCCAGCAGGCCCGACAGCAAGAAGGGCAGGGTCATGGTAAAGATGCTGCTGCCGGCCGTCACGATGCCG
The DNA window shown above is from Enoplosus armatus isolate fEnoArm2 chromosome 19, fEnoArm2.hap1, whole genome shotgun sequence and carries:
- the slc16a10 gene encoding monocarboxylate transporter 10; translated protein: MTEGNNMPEDDTAGKEAAPAGVPAEEKRPEEEEEKKENGDGKVTVPEQSAAPGAEEVEFVHPEGGWGWVVMLAAMWCNGSVFGIQNAFGILFLSLLREFGSEDDEDLRFRTAWVGSLSMGMIFFCSPIVSVFTDVLGCRVTAVGGAAVGLVGLLASSFVTSLGPMYFTYGIVFACGCSFAYQPSLVILGHYFKRRLGLVNGIVTAGSSIFTMTLPFLLSGLLENVGLQNTMRVLCILMFVLMLAGFTYKPLLPVKSTNTRTGSRCPPMSQIFNINIWKSLGYRIWAFGIPAALYGYFVPYVHLMKHVEERFGPEANKEVLLMCIGITSCVGRLIFGRVADYVNGVNKVYLQVASFFIIGLMSMMIPLCNIFGGLIAVCLLMGLFDGCFICIMAPIAFELVGANDVSQAIGFLLGLMSVPMTVGPPIAGFLRDRLGSYDVAFYLAGIPPIFGGAVLCLIPWVEGRRKRREKEAALSREQDVTQKMIEHEKAQGDAQCKTGESVL